The nucleotide window GTGGATGGCAGTCGATAGCCCTTGTCCAGAGCCAGCCGCAGCAGCGGCTCGGGAACAGGCTCCTCCAAGCTGGGATCACAGAACCTCACGTAGGCATAATACTGGAATAAagcaaaaggcaggaaaatCCCAGCACACATCAGAAGGGCTGAAGATGCCACGCTCAGGAGCTGCTTCCACACCAGAGGGAGCTTCCTTAGGGATCCTGAACCCACCTGGAGCTGGAGGGCAAAGCGTTTGCTGCCGGAGTAGAGAAAGAAGCCAGCGTTCGTTATCCCGTTGGCACGTGCCCCAGAAGCCAGGGAGAAGAGCAATCCActgagccagctctgccccttctCCAGTTGCCACATGGCAGTGAACACCAGGAAGGCAAACATGCTCTCTGAGTAAGCAGCTGCCATGAAAACATTGGCAGGGTtgatggagaagagaagggcagCAAGGAAAGCCGCCCGGCGACAGCGCAGCACggagcagcccagctggaaCAGGGCAGCGGCTGCCAGGAGGGAAAAGAGGGAAttgaggagcagggctgagagcAGGAGGCGGCTCCGCAGGCgcagcaggtgctggaaggGCCAGAGGGCAACCCAGGCCGTggtgaggaggctgagggggtagagggggaggaaggcACAGTTGTGCTCATACAGGTAACCGCGCTCGGCGATGAAGAGGAAGTGCTCGGCGTCCCAGCGGGACAGCCcgcccagcagctgctccaccaGCAGGTCCCACGGGCCAGGATCCGGCAGGCGAGGGGGAGAGAAGGCATCTGCAGCGTGGTCTGGGATCAGGAGGTTAAACAGGGcctggaagaagaagaagagagggTTGAAATCCAGCAGGGATGCTCCTGTAACCCACTGAAAGCAGCCAGCAGGACGCCTGGGTTTCAAAGGGCAGCACAATCCTATTAcggaatcccagactggtttaggttggaagggaccttcaagatcatccagtcccaaccccctgcatgggcagggacacctcccaccagcccaggctgctccaagccccatccaacctgcccttcaacactgccagggatggggcagccacagcttccctgggcaacctgggccagggtctcaccaccctcacacccaagaatttcctcctcatgtccaacctcaatctcccctctttcagtttaaagcatCACCCCTTGTGTCCCCTACATGCCCTTacaaagccaggctggggagCTTTGCACCTTTAAAGGGGTGAACAGAATCTTTTGGGGCATTTACACCCAAACTGAATGAAGCTCTAGAACTTGTCCATCATGAAtccccagggagctggaagGGAAAGCTGCTCAGGCACATCTACCTGGACACACTCACTCCAGGTACCTCCCCAGCACTGGTAATGCCTCCTGCTCTACTGGATTGAGCATTATTGTCCCAGCTGATGTACAAGGGAGAGGAGACAGAgctaaaggaaaacattttcccaGATCAAACTGACACAGAAGACAGCAGCCAATGCCCAGGGCCCCTCTAGACcagagcaacctgggctggtgggaggtgtccctgcccatgcagggggttggatctaaatcatctttaaggtcccttccaacccaaaccactctgggattctatgaaatgtaTGCAATGTCACCtagcagctcctgcttccctggATGCAGCTGGTCTGTTGCTTCTCCATAGGAGGAGATGGTTTCCCAGCCAGCTCAGGGTGCACAAGGCAGCCCCAcagggagaagctgtggagcagcaaggagcagaggtggcagcagctttGTTCCAGGAGCAGGAGACTTGCCTGCAGCAGAAGTGtcagggctctgcagcacatCCCAAACCGCAGCACCTCTCGCAGGTGGGGGTCCTGTCTGCTCACCAGCTCCATTCTCAGCTCCAGCGTTGGCCTCAGGAGGTCACTGAGGCCAGGGAAATTCTCCCTCTGCTTTTGGAAACCTGAAGTGATAAACAGAAAGGACAGACACAGAAAAGTGTTTCTGGTTTGTAAATGACGGACCTTGGTTTCCTGCCAGGCACTTCAAAGAGCTGCAAAACTCTGTGAACAAGGAAGTCACTTATGAAAGAGaccagggagctggcagaggtcacaGAAGACCTTTTTGGTGCAGCTCCTGTTATAAGAAGATTTCCCTGCCTTCTCAACCTTGGCCAGGATGTGGAGGGGAAGAGGTTACCACGTGGACTCTGAGGGTGACACCCGTGTGGGCAGTTTgctgcccaggtccctcagccagctgggagctgctgggaatgctgtcctccctcctgctctctgccctcTCTTTGCCCCTAGGAAGCtgagaatgtttttttccaaggctgTCTCCATGGCACCAACCACACCAGCTCCACCACAGCAAAGCTCAGGTGCCTCCTCAGAGATGCTGGATCCCCCCAGCCCTACCCACAtctccagcacctgctgctcttccaaaTCCACCTGCAATTTCCCAGTATTTTGGCCAGGGTCCTGCTCTCCAGAGTGAGGACATCTGTCTGTCAGGCAAGTGGCATGGGCTGTGGTGGCTTTcatccacctcctccctgcaaACCTCACCTCCAAGATTTAACTGCCTTGTGGAGTCtccctgctttcctctccctgtGTTCTGGGACCAGCTGGCCCAGAGCCAcgaggcaggagctgctgggcagcttgttTTGAAGAGAACACATTTCTTCCCTTGGTTCCCCAGCCACCAACTGCTCTGCAGTTGGAGAAACACAAGACCCAGAGCTCTCACTGGGTTCCAGTGCCACCacctcctgcactgctgccccCCTGCCATCCTCCTGATCCCACAAGACAGAGAGATCATGGAATCctgggctggtttgggttggaagggacctcaaagatcatctagatccaaccccctgcatgggcagggacacctcccaccagcccaggctgctccaagccccatccaacctgcccttcaacactgccagggatggggcagccacagcttccctgggcagcctgggccaggctctcaccaccctcacacccaagaattccctcctcatgtccaacctccatctccctcttccagtttcaatccatcccccttgtcccatcactccctgccctcctccaaAGCCACAACTAAAAACCACCTTTCTCCCCATATCCCCCTTTGCTCTCAGGTCTGATTTGCGTTTTGTTCCCTCTGGaaactgccaaaaaaacccccacaaaacccgACAGGGACAGGAACAAAACGATCACGTCAGTAACCAGAGGCCCTGGGCGCGGGCGGAGGGTGCAGCGGGGAGCGGGGACCAGCCGGTGGCAGCAGCCACTCGCCACAGCGGCACCTCCTCCCGGGAATCCGCCCCTTCCCATTGGGAATTCTACTCCAGGAGCACCTGGACAGCAACAGACTGGGCACCCCTCGGTACCTCTCCACCCTGCTGTCGGATTCAAGAGATATTCCCGATGTCTTGAGAAACTCGTCCTCACCCGGATGCCCAAGGACGGGCAGGATGCGGCCGGGGAGCTCCCGGCTGCGGCCCCGGGAAACGGCGTCAGCAACTGGGAGGGATTCACAGGATCCCAGAGtggggggttggaagggacctctggagatcatccagtcctacccctgccagagcaggatcccccggagcagatcccacaggaacatgatcagtctggaatgtctccagggatggagactccacagcctccctgggcagcctggcccagggctctggtaccTTCGCAGccaagaagtattttctctgattcaggttcaacctcctgtgctccagtttgtcccattgccccttgtcttgtcactggacacccctgagaagtctggcccatcctcctgccaccccctggagatactgaCCAGCACTGACCAGaccccccctcagcctcctcctccccagcccccccccacTCCCGCCCGCCCCCTCCTCGGGCCGTTTCCCTCAGGCCCCTCACGCGCCGGGACGACCCCCCCCGAGCAGCCGCTGCCCCCGCCGGTtcagcccccccggccccgccgcggggacCCCCGGGGGGCGGGtcccgggggcggggggaggggccGGTCCcgcccctcctccccctcccccacctGAGCTCGCGGCTCCCGCGCCGGCTCCATCCCCCGCCGgtaccgcccccccccccccgccgcttCCGGCCCCGCCGGTTCCGGGGCTGCGCGCGCCGCGTCACGTGGCGGCCGGGAGCGGGGGGAGAGGGCGGCGCCATCTTTGTTACGGGCGGTCCCGGGAGCCCCGGGGTGTGCGGGAGCGGGGGAACCCCCCCCACCCGGAGCAGCTGCGGCCGGGGCTCCCGCCAGCGCCTCACACGgaaccccagactggtttgggttggaagggaccttaaagatcatccagtcccaacccctgcatgggcagggacacctcccaccagcccaggctgctccaagccccatccaacctgcccttcaacactgccagggatggggcagccacagcttccctgggcagcctgggccaggctctcaccaccctcacagcaaagaatttcctcctcatctccaacctccatctcccctctgccagttttaatccatcccccttgtcctctccctccctgcccttgtcccaagtccctccccagctttcctggagccccttcaggccctggaagctgctctaaggtctccctggagccttctcttctccaggctgaacaccccaactctcccagcctgtctccagagcagagctgctccagcccaaggatcatctccgtggctcctctggactctctccagcagctccatgtccctcctgtgttggggctccagagctggacacagctctccagggggtctcagcagagcagagcagaggggacaatcccctccctggccctgctgcccacgctgctggggatgcagcccaggacacgggtgggttcTGGTTCCAGCACACGGTGCTGggtcatgttgagcttctcatccaccatcaccccaagtccttctcctcagggctgctctcaacccattctctgcccagcccgGATCTGTGCTTGGCATTGCCTCAAACCCCACAGCACTTCACATCCAGCCTCCAGCAacagcctccctccctctgcctgtggCCAccacccttccccagcccctggccCATTCCCCCCCAAGCCCATCCCTGGGCCAGGCAGGACGAGGGTGCCGAGCAGGGAAGCAAGAACCTGCCATCAACCAAAGGCCTCTCCAAGAATGAGCTGTTCCTGCTGGAGACACCAACACCAACCTCAAAGGAAGCCACACAGCTCCCACAAGCCTCTTGCCAAAACACATTAAGCAACATCCCATCACAATAGCCTGGTAATAAGTGCATGTTATGATATTAATTACTTACTAATAAACCACGGTGGGCAGGTTTCCCTCCAGATCTTGTCCAGGGGATGACAGAGGCAGATTTTGCTTTCACCTTGACCCAGCTCATGCTACACTCAGGGCCCATGGCTTGGCCACATCTcctgagggaaggagagagaaatcaTCACTGAACTGGTCGTGGAGAGTCCCCCAgtgctgttcctcagggctctgccTCGGGAAGACCTCAGGTTTGCTTCTGAGCTggtggaaaagggaaagaggggAGTGTTCGGGGTCAGAGAGAGGAGGTTTCAGGAAGGCCTGCAGAAATGGAAAGCTTTGGGTTCCCGGGCAGAGCACCAAGGGTTTGCATTCCCAGTTTGACACCAGGTGTGTGGCTCTGCTTGTTCTCATTTCACTCATCTCTCACCTCTGCTGTTCTTCTTTCAGAAGCAGGAGAGCTGTCTGGGTCTGTGTGCACCCAAGTGCTGGGGGAGCTGAATTTACTCCCCTCAGATCGACTGGTTGTACAAATACTGGTCAAATGGGTAGTTGGGACCACCTGGgaccctttccctcccctcatAAGCTTATGATTAAATTCCCcacaacacaaacacagaagCTGCTCACGTTACCTTCTTCAACTGCTCAGGTCCCTTCtgttcagaaaaagaagcacGATTTTGACATGAATTATCAGAGGAAACAAAGCTCCTGGAATACAGAACTAAATTAtcagagaagctgctttttaaatcaACATTGTTGCCAAGTCCAGCAGAATTCTTAGCTCACAACTTGGTTCCCCATTCAGTGTTTTCTAAAGCCAAGGAAGCTCAGCACCATTCCTGCCCCTTCAGAAATCTGGTTTAAGGACCCTCCTTCTGCCAGGCAAACAGCTCCCCCAGTTCATGCTGATCAACAGACTTTTTCAGCCAAGAGTCCTTTTGATTCTGTCCCAGTTCCTCCCAGGAATCTGAAAGTTTGAGGAATACAGCTAAGGGGAGGCTCTGGGAAGTGAGGGTTTCCTAAGGGGGATAAAATGAGGCGATTTATTGaacaaaaaaacatacatttgcctttaaaaaagcTTCTCCCTTAACTACTTCTTTTCTCTGTGCAGTTCTAGCTAGCCTGCTTCTCTTATCCTTTGAGGATAAAGCTTCAGGCTAAATAAAATATCCATTGAACTACTCCATGAAAATGTGCAGATTTTCATGCAAAGAGCCTGAACTTTGGCCCTTTGCTGAAGGGCCTgggagctctggctgctggaaaACCCCGTCGTGCTCTGAAGGAAGTCAAGAGCCCAGCCCAGGCTTccaagaaaatgtgaaaaatgcaaagggaaggaaaattttccattttagagAGAGCTAGAAGGGAACTGGCTCCCTTCTGAGCCTTTCAGCTCCTTTTGAGCTGTTTCTCTGCTGTAGCTTCACCTCACCTGACAGCACCAAAGTGCccaccccccttccccccttTTCTGCTAATAAATAAAACCCTTACAAACATCTTACCAAGATTTAATGTACATTTATTCTTAACACGTGGAACATATAGTATAAAGATTTCATACTGAATAAATGATATTCATTAagccaaaaaaggaaaaaaagggaggaatTTACATCAAGTTTTTAGCTACATCGTCTGAAATACAAATATGCAGAattcatcactgaaaaaatctCAATTGTGTTTCTTCATCAGGAACTTCAACTGAACCTAGAACTTTTTCACACCTcgattagaaagaaaaacaaaataaaaccaaaaaaacccaaaaaaaaaaacaaaacaggaggaaaaaaaaaaaacctctaagtTGATTGGCTGCTGAGACAGCAATGACTTTATACACAGAGACCTGTACAGCATCATCCTCCAGGGAGGGATGTCTGGCAAGAGATTAAATAATTGTGTCTCGCTTTTGCAGGTCATCAACTCGTGAACTGTTCATACTAGAAaggggcaggggagagggggacaaaactgcaaaggaaatCTCAGGGTATGTGCAATGTACAAcgtcatatatatatacacacgtggcagctcctcaggctgCAGCTAAAGGTTAAAACCAGTTCTAAGAGGTGATCTCAGGGTTATTTCATACAAtcaaaggaggaagagagaaagaggtcAGGGTGTTGTAGGTTCACACATGATACTTTGGgggaaaagcctttttttttttttctttccatttttttctttttttctcctcaacattaactaaaaacatttttaaaaactacagCTTGCTGCTGATccagcttgtttgtttttttttttcttcttcttttttttttttcctctttttttttttgtcttttttttttgtttcgtttttttcttctctccttccagGTGAGACATTATTACAGCATCTTTACAGGTTGAAGGTGTACAGTACATCAAAGTTTCTACACCCTACTGCACAGGCCTCCCCTTGGACAAGGTCTGTTCACCAACTGGTAACTTCTTGGTTCCTGCAAGATTGTGGATGTACAAGGATAAAACCACACTGAGTTTTTCAGCagtcacttcttttttttgtgtatgtgtgtgtgtccttcagaggttgtttttgttttgttttttttgtggtgtttttttttttttaatataccaTTAAAAACAGTTAGGAAAATGGTGCCTGTCAATG belongs to Apus apus isolate bApuApu2 chromosome 21, bApuApu2.pri.cur, whole genome shotgun sequence and includes:
- the PIGV gene encoding GPI mannosyltransferase 2 isoform X3: MELVSRQDPHLREVLRFGMCCRALTLLLQALFNLLIPDHAADAFSPPRLPDPGPWDLLVEQLLGGLSRWDAEHFLFIAERGYLYEHNCAFLPLYPLSLLTTAWVALWPFQHLLRLRSRLLLSALLLNSLFSLLAAAALFQLGCSVLRCRRAAFLAALLFSINPANVFMAAAYSESMFAFLVFTAMWQLEKGQSWLSGLLFSLASGARANGITNAGFFLYSGSKRFALQLQVGSGSLRKLPLVWKQLLSVASSALLMCAGIFLPFALFQYYAYVRFCDPSLEEPVPEPLLRLALDKGYRLPSTQGTHPPWCSQRFPVVYSYIQDTYWNVGFLRYFELRQIPNFLLAFPVTFLGSWAAWTFVIANPRHCLTLGLERRKSEEEGKPRAGFCCPAVFVYVVHATVLLVFGFFCMHVQVLTRFLGSSSPVLYWFCAHLLQEHEPLLWNEGTDGQTTVPCTKKPGQSPASCREGPSGNPLMKLLLGWRSITPLSKCVLGFFLSYWLLGLVLHCNFLPWT
- the PIGV gene encoding GPI mannosyltransferase 2 isoform X4, with the protein product MEPAREPRAQALFNLLIPDHAADAFSPPRLPDPGPWDLLVEQLLGGLSRWDAEHFLFIAERGYLYEHNCAFLPLYPLSLLTTAWVALWPFQHLLRLRSRLLLSALLLNSLFSLLAAAALFQLGCSVLRCRRAAFLAALLFSINPANVFMAAAYSESMFAFLVFTAMWQLEKGQSWLSGLLFSLASGARANGITNAGFFLYSGSKRFALQLQVGSGSLRKLPLVWKQLLSVASSALLMCAGIFLPFALFQYYAYVRFCDPSLEEPVPEPLLRLALDKGYRLPSTQGTHPPWCSQRFPVVYSYIQDTYWNVGFLRYFELRQIPNFLLAFPVTFLGSWAAWTFVIANPRHCLTLGLERRKSEEEGKPRAGFCCPAVFVYVVHATVLLVFGFFCMHVQVLTRFLGSSSPVLYWFCAHLLQEHEPLLWNEGTDGQTTVPCTKKPGQSPASCREGPSGNPLMKLLLGWRSITPLSKCVLGFFLSYWLLGLVLHCNFLPWT
- the PIGV gene encoding GPI mannosyltransferase 2 isoform X1, translating into MISRGPFQPPTLGSCESLPVADAVSRGRSRELPGRILPVLGHPGFQKQRENFPGLSDLLRPTLELRMELVSRQDPHLREVLRFGMCCRALTLLLQALFNLLIPDHAADAFSPPRLPDPGPWDLLVEQLLGGLSRWDAEHFLFIAERGYLYEHNCAFLPLYPLSLLTTAWVALWPFQHLLRLRSRLLLSALLLNSLFSLLAAAALFQLGCSVLRCRRAAFLAALLFSINPANVFMAAAYSESMFAFLVFTAMWQLEKGQSWLSGLLFSLASGARANGITNAGFFLYSGSKRFALQLQVGSGSLRKLPLVWKQLLSVASSALLMCAGIFLPFALFQYYAYVRFCDPSLEEPVPEPLLRLALDKGYRLPSTQGTHPPWCSQRFPVVYSYIQDTYWNVGFLRYFELRQIPNFLLAFPVTFLGSWAAWTFVIANPRHCLTLGLERRKSEEEGKPRAGFCCPAVFVYVVHATVLLVFGFFCMHVQVLTRFLGSSSPVLYWFCAHLLQEHEPLLWNEGTDGQTTVPCTKKPGQSPASCREGPSGNPLMKLLLGWRSITPLSKCVLGFFLSYWLLGLVLHCNFLPWT
- the PIGV gene encoding GPI mannosyltransferase 2 isoform X5: MISRGPFQPPTLGSCESLPVADAVSRGRSRELPGRILPVLGHPGFQKQRENFPGLSDLLRPTLELRMELVSRQDPHLREVLRFGMCCRALTLLLQALFNLLIPDHAADAFSPPRLPDPGPWDLLVEQLLGGLSRWDAEHFLFIAERGYLKRFALQLQVGSGSLRKLPLVWKQLLSVASSALLMCAGIFLPFALFQYYAYVRFCDPSLEEPVPEPLLRLALDKGYRLPSTQGTHPPWCSQRFPVVYSYIQDTYWNVGFLRYFELRQIPNFLLAFPVTFLGSWAAWTFVIANPRHCLTLGLERRKSEEEGKPRAGFCCPAVFVYVVHATVLLVFGFFCMHVQVLTRFLGSSSPVLYWFCAHLLQEHEPLLWNEGTDGQTTVPCTKKPGQSPASCREGPSGNPLMKLLLGWRSITPLSKCVLGFFLSYWLLGLVLHCNFLPWT
- the PIGV gene encoding GPI mannosyltransferase 2 isoform X2, which produces MISRGPFQPPTLGSCESLPVADAVSRGRSRELPGRILPVLGHPGFQKQRENFPGLSDLLRPTLELRMELVSRQDPHLREVLRFGMCCRALTLLLQALFNLLIPDHAADAFSPPRLPDPGPWDLLVEQLLGGLSRWDAEHFLFIAERGYLYEHNCAFLPLYPLSLLTTAWVALWPFQHLLRLRSRLLLSALLLNSLFSLLAAAALFQLGCSVLRCRRAAFLAALLFSINPANVFMAAAYSESMFAFLVFTAMWQLEKGQSWLSGLLFSLASGARANGITNAGFFLYSGSKRFALQLQYYAYVRFCDPSLEEPVPEPLLRLALDKGYRLPSTQGTHPPWCSQRFPVVYSYIQDTYWNVGFLRYFELRQIPNFLLAFPVTFLGSWAAWTFVIANPRHCLTLGLERRKSEEEGKPRAGFCCPAVFVYVVHATVLLVFGFFCMHVQVLTRFLGSSSPVLYWFCAHLLQEHEPLLWNEGTDGQTTVPCTKKPGQSPASCREGPSGNPLMKLLLGWRSITPLSKCVLGFFLSYWLLGLVLHCNFLPWT